The following proteins are co-located in the Corynebacterium kalinowskii genome:
- a CDS encoding YlxR family protein: MTQSQLLSPGKTERLRTCIATRKTLPDFQLLRTVLSTSEPNVVVPDLERKFPGRGAWITPTLEALDTAEQRKAFGRAFKVSSLLDTRLVRQYLLDTTTKQEGLQH; encoded by the coding sequence ATGACCCAGTCCCAGCTGCTTTCCCCAGGAAAGACTGAACGACTGAGAACCTGTATCGCCACCCGGAAAACGCTTCCTGATTTTCAGCTGCTGCGTACTGTTCTCAGCACCTCTGAACCTAACGTTGTGGTTCCTGACCTGGAACGAAAGTTTCCAGGCCGGGGCGCATGGATAACTCCAACGCTCGAGGCGTTGGATACTGCTGAACAACGTAAAGCCTTTGGGCGCGCGTTTAAGGTGTCTAGCCTGCTAGACACACGTCTCGTCCGGCAATACCTGCTGGACACGACAACGAAACAAGAAGGACTACAACACTGA
- the nusA gene encoding transcription termination factor NusA — protein sequence MNIDIKALEAIEKDKQVSVQDLIVTIGQALLDTYKASPGNEGTRARIDIDQVSGTVSVIASERDENGNVTEYDDTPQDFGRVGALAVRDAIVKKLREAEASQAYDQYSGLEGTVVSGIVEADAMANERGMVVVNLGTELDGQDGLLLPGEQIPGEKLKHGDRVKTFIVEVNRQPRNVQINLSRTHPELVRRLFELEVPEVADGAVEIMGIAREAGHRTKIAVRATVRGLNAKGACIGPRGQRVNNIMTELGGEKIDIVDYDDDSAKYVGNALAPSKVVHVEVIDHEAQHAQVTVPDYQLSLAIGKEGQNARLAARLTGWKIDIRSDAE from the coding sequence GTGAATATTGACATCAAGGCTTTGGAGGCCATCGAAAAGGACAAGCAAGTTTCTGTCCAGGACCTCATCGTGACTATCGGTCAAGCCTTGCTGGACACCTACAAGGCGTCTCCGGGGAACGAAGGCACTCGCGCCCGCATTGACATTGACCAGGTCAGTGGAACAGTGTCCGTCATCGCTTCCGAGCGCGATGAGAACGGCAACGTCACCGAATACGACGACACGCCACAAGATTTCGGTCGTGTGGGAGCACTGGCCGTGCGAGATGCGATTGTAAAGAAGCTGCGTGAAGCAGAAGCATCCCAGGCTTATGACCAGTACTCCGGACTCGAGGGCACGGTTGTCTCCGGCATCGTTGAAGCCGATGCCATGGCAAACGAGCGCGGCATGGTCGTAGTCAACCTGGGCACGGAACTTGATGGTCAGGATGGCCTGTTGCTTCCTGGCGAGCAGATTCCAGGGGAGAAGCTCAAGCACGGTGACCGCGTAAAGACCTTCATTGTTGAGGTCAACCGCCAGCCACGAAATGTTCAGATCAATCTCTCCCGTACTCACCCAGAACTAGTCCGTCGTCTCTTTGAACTTGAAGTTCCCGAGGTTGCTGACGGTGCTGTAGAGATCATGGGAATTGCCCGCGAGGCTGGCCATCGCACCAAGATCGCTGTCCGCGCCACGGTGAGAGGGCTCAATGCTAAGGGAGCATGCATCGGCCCACGCGGTCAGCGTGTGAACAACATCATGACCGAGCTTGGCGGTGAGAAGATCGACATCGTCGACTATGACGACGATTCCGCCAAATATGTCGGTAACGCTCTGGCCCCGTCCAAGGTGGTACACGTGGAAGTTATCGACCACGAAGCACAGCATGCCCAGGTCACGGTACCGGATTACCAGTTGTCTCTTGCCATCGGCAAGGAAGGTCAAAATGCCCGCTTGGCTGCGCGACTGACCGGTTGGAAGATCGATATTCGTTCCGACGCTGAATAA
- the rimP gene encoding ribosome maturation factor RimP has protein sequence MAFPTADKITELITPTLSSYQLDLEELKITKAGAKSVVSIAVDRDQRPDLDLLEVVSNELSTQLDAAEERGDVSFGPGYSLELSTPGVDTPLTAPRHWRRNQGRKVAITREGQREFARIGALNDAADTVILVTRTGKKLEVTELELAKEHHAVVEIEFSKVPADESELAAKTFDEAIAWREENK, from the coding sequence ATGGCTTTTCCCACCGCAGATAAAATTACCGAGCTCATCACGCCGACTCTCAGCAGCTATCAGCTGGATCTTGAAGAGTTGAAGATCACGAAGGCAGGCGCGAAGTCTGTCGTCTCGATTGCGGTGGATCGTGATCAACGACCGGACCTCGACCTCCTGGAGGTCGTGTCGAATGAACTCTCCACCCAGCTCGATGCGGCCGAGGAGCGTGGCGATGTCTCGTTTGGCCCTGGCTACAGCCTTGAGCTGTCAACCCCGGGCGTCGATACGCCGCTCACCGCGCCGCGTCATTGGCGCCGCAACCAGGGGCGCAAGGTCGCCATCACCCGCGAGGGTCAACGCGAATTTGCGCGCATCGGGGCGCTTAACGACGCCGCCGACACCGTCATTCTCGTCACACGAACCGGGAAAAAGCTGGAAGTAACCGAACTGGAATTGGCCAAGGAACACCACGCAGTGGTAGAAATTGAATTCTCAAAAGTTCCCGCCGACGAGTCTGAACTCGCGGCCAAGACATTCGACGAAGCCATAGCGTGGCGAGAGGAAAACAAGTGA